From the genome of Solanum lycopersicum chromosome 12, SLM_r2.1:
TGATAACTACGGTGACACCGCCTTCCAATATGCCTCGGAAAATGTCTCCTGTATGACCATTCTTGATAAGATCTGTTTCATTGAAGTTGCTAGTGGCTTTTAGTATCTGATCATAAGTAAATGATTCGATCGAACCAGATGTATCACGAGAGAACTTTACTGGTGCCGCCTGATTATTACCTCCTTCCACAACAGGACTAACATTCGATATGCCTCTTTCGTTTGTATTCCCTCTATAACATATCTtccaaaacaataaaataactaatGCCATAAGCATAAGAACACCAACTCCACCAAAAACTCCAACCATGACAAACAAACATTTATGCCTGCCCTTCGATGCTCTATGCACTCGAGTTCCGATTCCACCATCAACAAAAACTAAACCCCTATCAGCATAAAACTTACTACAATCATCTAAACTCCTCTGATTCAATAACCCTTTAAAGCAATTATCCATAACTCGAACACCAGATATAGCCGGTGCTAGTCCTTGAAAGTAATTCTTAGACAGATCAATTGACTGAAAACTCCGAACATCAAACGTTACATTCCCATAGAAAAGATTATTCGAAAGGTTATATGAAGCACCAGTAACACTAAAATAGGTACTATTTGAAACCACACCAGTGAAATTGTTCCCTGATATATCAAGAACCCTCAAATGATCAGACAAAAACCACAAAACATCAGGAACTTTGCCTTCGAATCGATTCGAACGAAGATTTATATACTCCAACACAGAATCATTTGAAGTAAACAAACTACTTGACAATGCACCCTCTAACTCATTATTCCCAACTAACAGTTTACTCAAATTTCTCATTCTTAATAAACCCTCAGGCAATGAACCTGAGAAGTAATTAAAACCAAGATCAAGTTCAACTAATCcagaaagatttgaaatttCAGAAGGAATGTAAGAACTTAAACTATTATATGACAAGTTAAGTAACTTAAGTCCAAGAAATGAACCAAACTCAACTGGGATTTTTCCAGACAAGATATTTGAAGACAAATCAAGAACAGACAGATTCATAATATTTGAAACAGAACTTGGGATTTCACCAGTAAGTGAATTCCAAGAAAGATCAAGAACCCTTAAAGATCTCAACTTTCCAAGTTCTAAAGGTATAGTTCCTGTAATTGAATTGTTAAACAAAGACATGTAATCAAGATTAGTTAAACTTCCTAATGAGGATGGAAGTGAACCAAGAATTGAACTTGAACTAAGATCAAGGTGTTTAAGTTGAGTTAACTTTTGGCCAAACCAATAAGGTATTGGCCCTGAAAGAACAAAACCTGATGAGTTGAATGATGTTAAGTGAGTAAAATTGGCTAAAGAATCAACAGCAAAATGAGGAGACATGTTCCCTTTGTGAATTCTTCTTAGTCCTGTCAACTTAATAGACACAACTTTGTCATTGTTGCAATGAATTCCAGTCCAATTTGTACAAGGGTTGGATTTTCTTGGCCAGTTTTTTGCACTGATGCTTAAAGATGATCTAAGATCAAGTAAAGCTTTGTGTTCTAAAGTGGAGATTTGATTAGATGAAACTGAgtaaaagaagaggaagaagaagaaaggagtaatctttaacattttttctttttttggataTTAGGTGTATGTATTACTATGTTGTGAAATTTATGTGtttcattttttcttgtttacaatatagttttttttcatatatttgaggTTTATTTCTTAATATCCAGCTGTGATATACTGCTATATGTATCATTTTCAGTTGCCATGCAAGTACAAATACCCCCTTTCCTTCtactttcttttgtttatgtatcgtgtttctttttcttcttctttcctttatatttgtttttcatctGTATTTGATACTAGCtgtaatttttcttcttttttttttgttgttgttgattttactctgtattttatatttactttatcacattttttcctttttattggTTTTTTACTCGTTGTTACTTATTTTGTCTCATTTTTTTCgttctttttcatttattgaTTTTTCGCTCTGTATTTGATACTCGatgtgtttttcttctttttttttgttgttagatTTTTTCTCTGCATTCATTATCCGCTTTATCgtatttcttttgcttttcttgcttttattatttttttcgctcgatgtttattatttgttttatctaatttcttttcattttttttcttttactgaTAATTTCACTCGATATTTAATATCCaccttatttcattttttcctttcttttgttgttttttcaCTTGGTActttttatctcttttcttttgttcacCCAATGTTTCCTCTTTGGAACGATGTATCTAATTTATATGACCGTGTTTGATTGATATGAAGTTCTTACTTAGAACACTAGTGATGATAAAAGAATATACTTCTCCTATTTCaagatatttatttatgtgttttaatttgattagacacaatttcttttttttttttaagtaacaCTAGTTATCAAAGTAAGTGATTATGGAGATCATACatactttataaaattgaaatagttttttgaatttgaattctaAAAATACTTTAACATCAAGCTTTTTAAGACcttcaaaaatgaaaatcaattaaagtGCCTCATATATATTGGATGAATTGAGTAATCACAATATTAAATTTTCCAGCTCAAAACTATAAACATAAGATACATAGAGAGAGAGTGTTGAAAGaatctaaaaatatgaatatgttCACATTAAGTAAGTGTCAACATTAAATTTTTcgaaaaatatcacataatttatttttattatcagtACAGTCTCATATTGAAGTAAAACGCTCTTACACAAAAGCCTCAAACtcaaaacatataataaaaataaaaaaatacttatcatTCTATCAAAATCCCCGTTCGTCATACTCTAATGATATAAGCAAAAATGTTGTATGTCCTACtctagattttttttcattcttttttcagACATTAATTGtgaaaatagtattttcaaCTGCCACAACTGTTAAATAATTGCAAGAGCTTGAGCATTaaattgataataaaataaaataaaataagcattAAACAAGAGTGTcattaaagataattttaacagGCAACTGTAAAATTGACTACTATGTTTTTTTGCAGCTGGTCTAGTACGTAGTCTCCATAGGAAGCATATATAATTGC
Proteins encoded in this window:
- the LOC101259925 gene encoding probable LRR receptor-like serine/threonine-protein kinase At2g16250, which produces MLKITPFFFFLFFYSVSSNQISTLEHKALLDLRSSLSISAKNWPRKSNPCTNWTGIHCNNDKVVSIKLTGLRRIHKGNMSPHFAVDSLANFTHLTSFNSSGFVLSGPIPYWFGQKLTQLKHLDLSSSSILGSLPSSLGSLTNLDYMSLFNNSITGTIPLELGKLRSLRVLDLSWNSLTGEIPSSVSNIMNLSVLDLSSNILSGKIPVEFGSFLGLKLLNLSYNSLSSYIPSEISNLSGLVELDLGFNYFSGSLPEGLLRMRNLSKLLVGNNELEGALSSSLFTSNDSVLEYINLRSNRFEGKVPDVLWFLSDHLRVLDISGNNFTGVVSNSTYFSVTGASYNLSNNLFYGNVTFDVRSFQSIDLSKNYFQGLAPAISGVRVMDNCFKGLLNQRSLDDCSKFYADRGLVFVDGGIGTRVHRASKGRHKCLFVMVGVFGGVGVLMLMALVILLFWKICYRGNTNERGISNVSPVVEGGNNQAAPVKFSRDTSGSIESFTYDQILKATSNFNETDLIKNGHTGDIFRGILEGGVTVVIKKVNVHHIEKETYKLELDLLNWTTHHRLVPFLGHCLDHENEKFLVYKYMPNGDLFNLLSRDTDLEDENEQSLDWITRLKIATGVAEGLVYLHHECNPPLVHRDVQASSILLDDKFEVRLGSLSDVCAQEGDSQNLITKFFRTTKNPEGEPAGTSFTSCSTYDVYCFGKVLLELVTGKVGASHLDDVSTKEWLEKLLPFITIRDKELVSKIVDPSLIIDDDLLEEMWSVAIVAKACLHPRPSRRPEMRRVLKALENPFKVVREGSFNSIRLRNTSSRRSWSAAFLGSWNLSSQDSINASGQTSKEAGMNLKQSGRVGLSHSISSGNEHSSSCKRSSSEIFPEPQDTLDIERQDMS